A portion of the Cryptomeria japonica chromosome 5, Sugi_1.0, whole genome shotgun sequence genome contains these proteins:
- the LOC131072736 gene encoding uncharacterized protein LOC131072736 produces MEDDSKIDQYSPNSTPLTWPSDLYVHELMDLKRRIEGLEVLEQLKFNKWQEVMETNHKITIENKSLKEEIANLQANLKTGQQKILTMKEELRQIKSGNFSTTTEERDTPHLQETQSVIENIEIKEVELKEQLEEAKSWVQVTKGSTESQKELIEKQIKVQIEEERQRKDRAANIIIKGLKDYGEGEHTDRLIKDFLADKLE; encoded by the coding sequence GAAGATGACAGTAAGATAGACCAATACAGCCCTAATTCAACACCTCTAACTTGGCCCTCAGACCTATATGTTCATGAATTGATGGATTTAAAGAGAAGGATTGAAGGCTTGGAAGTGCTAGAACAACTGAAGTTTAACAAATGGCAAGAGGTTATGGAAACCAACCATAAAATAACCATAGAAAACAAGTCTCTTAAAGAGGAAATCGCCAACTTACAAGCTAATCTGAAAACAGGGCAGCAAAAGATCTTGACCATGAAGGAGGAACTAAGACAGATAAAAAGTGGAAATTTTTCCACAACGACGGAGGAAAGAGACACCCCACACCTACAAGAGACCCAATCAgtaatagaaaacatagaaataAAAGAAGTTGAACTAAAGGAGCAACTTGAAGAGGCAAAATCATGGGTACAAGTAACAAAGGGTTCAACAGAGAGTCAAAAGGAACTCATAGAGAAACAAATCAAAGTGCAAATAGAGGAAGAAAGACAACGAAAAGATAGGGCAGCAAATATAATAATTAAAGGCTTGAAGGATTATGGGGAAGGTGAACATACCGATAGGTTAATTAAAGACTTTCTAGCAGACAAGTTGGAGTGA